A single genomic interval of Porphyromonas sp. oral taxon 275 harbors:
- a CDS encoding diadenylate cyclase: MLAWLQISIKDIIDILMLATCLYYAYVTLRYSGSRSLFSGIIAFVVLWLLISQVLQMRLMGALLDKFANIGVLLLVIIFQEEIRKILVTIGSAQRWRRLRRLLRVGQEEQSEAEYIAPIVLACMNMARKKTGALIAVQGSMDLSSYQHAGERFTASVNARLIENIFFKNSPMHDGAMIIAGGKICAAGCILPVASNPDLNKDLGLRHRSALGLAQKTDAKVIIISEERGTISLAYSGEILVDITPEELRQLLTQE, translated from the coding sequence ATGCTTGCCTGGCTACAGATCTCGATCAAGGATATCATCGATATCCTCATGTTGGCGACCTGCCTCTACTACGCCTATGTGACCCTGCGCTACTCAGGCTCCCGCTCGCTCTTCTCGGGGATCATCGCCTTTGTCGTCCTTTGGCTGCTGATCTCCCAGGTGCTCCAGATGCGCCTCATGGGGGCGCTCCTCGACAAGTTTGCCAACATCGGGGTGCTGCTCCTGGTGATCATCTTCCAAGAGGAGATACGCAAGATCCTCGTTACCATAGGCTCGGCCCAGCGCTGGCGTCGCCTACGGCGCCTGCTGCGTGTAGGGCAGGAGGAGCAGTCTGAGGCCGAGTACATCGCTCCTATTGTCCTGGCGTGTATGAATATGGCGCGTAAGAAGACGGGGGCACTCATCGCCGTGCAGGGCTCTATGGACCTCTCGTCCTATCAGCACGCGGGGGAGCGCTTCACAGCCAGCGTCAATGCCCGACTCATCGAGAACATCTTCTTCAAGAATAGCCCCATGCATGACGGGGCGATGATCATCGCCGGGGGGAAGATCTGTGCCGCGGGCTGCATCCTGCCCGTAGCGAGCAACCCTGACCTCAATAAGGACCTGGGGCTTCGCCACCGCTCGGCACTCGGCCTAGCGCAGAAGACCGATGCCAAGGTCATCATCATCAGCGAGGAGCGTGGCACGATCTCTCTGGCCTATAGCGGGGAGATCCTCGTAGACATCACCCCAGAGGAGCTGCGCCAGCTGCTCACCCAAGAATAG